Sequence from the Myxocyprinus asiaticus isolate MX2 ecotype Aquarium Trade chromosome 44, UBuf_Myxa_2, whole genome shotgun sequence genome:
CCAAACATAAAACTGGTTATCTTTTTATTGCGAATCCCAGAGATTCTGTATTTGTAACTAAATTCCACTTGATGTGAAATcaatataaatacattaaaagatAACAAAATGGATTGCAGGTGACAATGCAGTCATGTGGTTAGTCACAGAAACCTAAAACTTGAGACTGTTCATATTGTTGGAGGGGCTTGCGAACATACTGTCTCTGCAGGATGAGAAATGTTTATTTCCCAGCTTCATCTTCTTAGATCTGGAGAGGAGATGGagcgttgtcatgacaacaggtATCACCACAATATTTGCACAGATATACTACATGAAGATGCACcagtaacttaaagggatagttcacccaaaaatgaaaattctcatcatttactcaccctcatgccttcccagatgtgtatgactttctttcttcagctgaacacaaagattttttaaataatatttcagctttgtaggtccatacaatgcaaatggatggtgatcagcactttaaagctccaaaaagcacagacagttgtagtaaaagcaatccataagactccagtggttaaatgaacaTCTTCTAAAGGGATACGATcgatctgggtgagaaacagatcaatatttaagtccttttcactataattgtttacttccggtctcTCTCCTATGCCTGTCCACAACAGGATTGGTTCCCTCCACCTCTTGCATGATGTAAGCgtgctggcatgttcaaatgaaagcaaaaccaatgtaGCTTGTGAAACAAATCGAGCTGCACTTCTGGTTGAATCACTTCAGTTCTCGCCTGAACATGCCAACATGGTTAATTCACACAAGAGGCGGAGGGAACCAGATCCCGTTGTGGACAGGCATCGGAGAGAGACTGGAAGTAaataattatagtgaaaaggacttagatattgatctgtttctcacccagatcgATCGTATCCCTTTAGAAGAtgttcatttaaccactggagtcttatggattgcttttactacaactgtctgtgctttttggagctttaaagtgctgatcatcatccacttgcattgtatggacctacagagctgaaatattattttaaaaatcttcgtttgtgttctgcagaagaaagaaagtcacacacatctgggatggcatgaggatgagtaaatgagaacattttcatttttgggtgaactattcctttaactcataTCATTGCTTCAATGTAACAGAACAGATGTACTTGTTTTATACTATTGTACTTGTATTGTGCTCACTTGCTGCATTTTCttgcagttttaataaaaattatactcAATTATCTTGAgtatagggctgaaatgattaacCGACATtattgacaacgtcgacaataaaaaactgTCGACAAAAATTatttgtcgaatagtcgtttgatcttatttaacgtaacatgagatcatatgaaactctgatGACACGCGAGAGCAGCAccgcagctcgcgcctgactgaggagaggaagaaaacacagctcacagtccaaaCGCACTCCAAACCTTAcaaacagcttaaggtgatgtagattgcaaagtatgagggaattataaagcaaaaatacaaaataagtaaatacagaagcactctcgttgtgaaatacAGCGGAGCCGGAGTTGccgttccactgaagcaaaacttgcgtgtcgagcgtctttaaaggaaacacctctccattatatctttaatacatcctttattaaagttcaaataataaggaagcaggtcatgtaaataactacaaactccaaaactaggatttctctgtgcggtcataGCCGCTTATGAGTTGCGAGAAGTGTCCTGATCTAAAGGGGAGAGATTGAGGCACACTCTGccacggggacgctcatccctcgagcactcgcacttaatgcagctagtttataacgtgatggcttgcaactttttgaatcataatatatgcatcactgtgcatttcttatcatgaagaaaattggcaatacgcagctttatataaaaaaaaaaatgattcccAATGCGCTAAGTCCTCAtgatggtgtagtgactcgcctcaatccaggtggcggaggacgaacctcagttgcctccgcgtcggagaccgtcaatccgcgcatcttatcacgtggcttggtgAGCGAGTTACCGGTGAGACGTAGCGCatgttgaggcttcacgctattctccgtggcatccacacacaactcaccacgcacctcatcaagagcgagaaccacattatagtgaccacgaggaggttagcccatgtgactctaccctccctagcaaccgggcaaatttggttgcttaggagacctggcaggaatcactcagcacgccctggattcgaactcgtgactccaggggtggtagtcagcgtctttactcgctgagctacccaggccacacgcggatttattaataagagagttcgttttttttgtgagttaaagatggattgatgagaacagaaaggtgagagagggtagtcttcaccccattatacattgcaacaaaataagtttttgatttgtttccaaaaataatatctaaaactcatttaaatcatacatttactttagcagctatactgcagaagaaaaaaaatgtcatctgagaatgttgaatttaatattaaaaataattttaaaatatctaaaaatcctttaaaaaagatgcattcacaaaAGAATAACTTAAGaatttgcttcttaagtaaatacatcttgttttaaggatttatttagacaattttaaatgtaaaacaagacaaaactcttgataacaataggattttttgcagtgattttgttcactgaattaaacttaaaacaatttttttcctttaattcagtgaatgtcatttagaggtatttttaaaagatgattttgtcctctttatggttagcaagcacgtttaatataaccttttaagtcagggcacatgctgaatagtcagttaagagctaatgattaatcgtcaCAATAATCGCAGAACAGTCGAACAAACGTTCtaattagattagtcgattatcaaaataatcgttagttgcagccctacttgagTACTTACATCATCTATgtcctcatcatcatcaccaaTGTCATCAAACTGAATCTCATCATCATCACCAGGTCCAAAGGTATCAGTCTCGTTGATTTTGGCTGCAAGGTACCAACATCAAGAATTTAAAATGACATTACACTGAATACACTAGAACAAAAAAAACCAGCATCTTGCAAATTAACAACTTTCTTGCATGAAGAACTGTTTAGTACAGGTTATAATTTCCAGATTAAGATCAAATATACTCACCGTGTTCTGGAAGCTCTCCATAGGCTTTCAGACTCCGAGCTTCATCAGCATTATACTTCAAAATGACGTCAGCTTTATTATCCTAGATGTTAAGAGATAAATGTCAGAGACTTACTCCTAAAAGCCATCAAAGAGGTATGTATAGTTTAAGAATATGCCTTCTTATTTTCAGAACAAAAATTAAGGTTTTACGtgatcaaatacagtatattcagttTCAGCCCAAAGTATACTTGAATAGGAACTTTGTGGACATAAACAACCATTTTATAATTTAGTAGGAAATATTTAACAAACCTGGTAATCCCTTAATCCAATGAGTATAATGTCTGACGTGTTGATCCAAACCTAAAATTACAAAGAGACAAAAAAGTGTCAAGACAACAATGGGGCAAACAAATGTCCACATTGTTAAAGaacaataaaacatttcattATAGTCCCCGTTTGTATCAAATTTCAGGATGGTATTCCGTCCTATGCAGATTAACACATTCAGGTAAGGTAAATTATGCAGTCCTCAAACATAACATTACCTAATTAGTTTTATTAGAGGATATTGACTGATTGGCCTAAACCCCAAGCGTTAGAACCCAGCTAATTCACAAAGTGATGAGAAAATGCTGAATCTGCACTCAGCCTCAAGCTTCACGCTTCACAGACTGGAGCTGTAAATTGCACCTTTTTCCGGAGCTTTCCTCGAATGTGACAAAGCCGCTTGACTCCATCAAAGCACAAGGCTTCCAACCTCCCATTTCCCAACATCTTGATGACCTGAGCATATTCTAAATGACAGAAGACACATTATCAACAAATGACAAAACTAAAAGCTAATGATTTGAGTTAAAGGAAGTACCCTACATCATGAAGGTTTAATATATGGAAGGGTATTGTAATGTACCTTGTCCATCCTCTTTGAACACCAGCTCCCTTTTCTCTGATTCATTCTCATTCTTACCACGTCGCCGATTCTTTCCTCCTTTACCTGGACACAGA
This genomic interval carries:
- the LOC127434368 gene encoding eukaryotic translation initiation factor 1A, Y-chromosomal — translated: MPKNKGKGGKNRRRGKNENESEKRELVFKEDGQEYAQVIKMLGNGRLEALCFDGVKRLCHIRGKLRKKVWINTSDIILIGLRDYQDNKADVILKYNADEARSLKAYGELPEHAKINETDTFGPGDDDEIQFDDIGDDDEDIDDI